The following coding sequences lie in one Cyanobacterium sp. Dongsha4 genomic window:
- a CDS encoding pentapeptide repeat-containing protein → MKKYIAGAIALISTFVVSGYSRAENPAHVQQLLETNLCMGCDLVGANLEGAHLIGADLRNADLRNANLNSANLEGADLDGANLQGADLSNTFLTNATLNNSNLNNVDLSYATIFDAQVEGAIMNNMNIENASIAETGIAVGGEYP, encoded by the coding sequence ATGAAAAAATATATCGCAGGTGCGATCGCACTTATAAGTACATTCGTTGTTTCAGGATATAGCAGAGCCGAAAATCCCGCCCATGTTCAACAGTTATTAGAAACCAATCTTTGTATGGGCTGTGATTTAGTGGGAGCAAACTTAGAAGGGGCTCATCTCATTGGTGCAGACTTGAGAAATGCAGATTTGCGTAATGCCAACTTAAATTCGGCTAACTTAGAGGGAGCAGATTTAGACGGTGCTAACTTACAGGGTGCAGATTTAAGCAATACTTTTTTGACTAATGCTACTCTTAACAATTCTAATTTGAATAATGTTGATTTAAGCTACGCTACCATTTTTGATGCTCAAGTAGAAGGGGCAATCATGAATAATATGAATATTGAAAATGCCAGTATTGCTGAAACAGGTATTGCAGTAGGTGGTGAATATCCATAA
- a CDS encoding type I glyceraldehyde-3-phosphate dehydrogenase gives MVRVAINGFGRIGRNFLRCWLGRENSGLEVVGINDTSDPHTNAHLLKYDSMLGRLDADIQADENSIIVNGKTIKCVSDRNPLNLPWKDWDIDLIIESTGVFVTEEGASKHIEAGAKKVLITAPGKGGNIGTYVVGVNDKDYDHDKQNIVSNASCTTNCLAPIVKVIHEHFGIIKGTMTTTHSYTGDQRILDASHRDLRRARAAAVNIVPTSTGAAKAVALVIPEMKGKLNGIALRVPTPNVSVVDLVAQVEKKTIAEEVNSVLREAASGSMKGILDYTDLELVSSDFRATDCSSTVDGKLTLVMDGDMVKVVAWYDNEWGYSQRVVDLAEVVASNWK, from the coding sequence GTGGTTAGAGTAGCTATTAATGGTTTTGGACGAATCGGGCGTAATTTTTTACGTTGCTGGTTAGGACGTGAAAACAGTGGTTTAGAAGTTGTTGGTATTAACGATACTTCTGATCCCCATACTAACGCACATCTGCTCAAATATGACTCTATGTTAGGTCGTTTAGATGCAGACATCCAAGCCGATGAAAATTCTATTATTGTCAATGGTAAAACTATCAAGTGTGTATCAGACCGCAACCCCCTCAATCTACCTTGGAAAGATTGGGATATTGACTTAATTATTGAGTCCACTGGTGTATTTGTTACCGAAGAAGGTGCATCCAAACATATCGAAGCTGGTGCGAAAAAAGTGTTAATTACCGCCCCCGGTAAAGGTGGAAATATCGGCACTTACGTAGTGGGAGTTAACGATAAAGACTATGACCACGATAAACAGAATATTGTTAGTAACGCTAGTTGTACCACTAACTGTTTAGCACCTATTGTTAAAGTCATTCATGAACACTTTGGTATCATCAAGGGTACAATGACTACAACTCACAGCTACACAGGAGATCAACGCATTTTAGATGCTTCTCACCGTGATTTACGTCGTGCTAGAGCGGCCGCAGTTAATATTGTTCCTACTTCCACAGGTGCGGCAAAAGCAGTGGCTTTAGTAATCCCTGAAATGAAAGGTAAATTGAATGGTATCGCTTTGCGTGTTCCTACTCCTAATGTTTCCGTTGTGGATTTAGTTGCTCAGGTTGAGAAGAAAACCATTGCCGAAGAAGTTAACAGCGTTTTGAGAGAGGCGGCTAGTGGCTCTATGAAAGGTATTCTTGACTATACTGATTTAGAACTTGTTTCTAGTGACTTCCGTGCAACTGATTGTTCTTCCACTGTTGATGGTAAATTAACCCTTGTTATGGACGGTGACATGGTTAAAGTTGTTGCTTGGTATGATAATGAATGGGGTTATTCTCAAAGAGTTGTTGATTTAGCTGAAGTTGTTGCTTCCAACTGGAAATAA
- a CDS encoding ATP-dependent Clp protease proteolytic subunit encodes MPIGVPRVPYQLPGQPYSDWVNIYDRLYRERIIFLGRGVNDSLANQIIAVMLYLDSEDNSKPIYLYINSPGGSVTAGLAIYDTMQHIKSEVVTICVGLAASMGAFLLSAGTKGKRLALPHSRIMIHQPLGGIQGRRQATDIEIEAKEILRIKHDLNEMMALHTGQPIEKIEKDTDRDYFMSAAEAKEYGLIDKVIEDRV; translated from the coding sequence ATGCCTATTGGAGTACCTAGAGTTCCCTATCAACTACCCGGTCAACCTTACAGCGACTGGGTAAACATTTACGATCGCCTCTATAGAGAAAGAATTATATTTTTAGGTAGAGGAGTAAACGACTCTTTAGCGAATCAGATTATTGCGGTGATGTTATATCTTGATTCTGAAGATAATAGCAAACCTATTTACCTATACATAAATTCTCCCGGTGGTTCTGTTACCGCAGGTTTAGCAATTTATGACACCATGCAACACATTAAGTCAGAGGTAGTAACAATTTGTGTTGGGTTAGCCGCTTCTATGGGGGCTTTTTTACTATCTGCTGGGACAAAAGGAAAGCGTTTAGCTTTGCCCCACTCCCGAATTATGATTCACCAACCCCTAGGAGGTATTCAGGGAAGAAGACAAGCCACTGATATTGAAATTGAAGCAAAAGAAATTCTGCGCATCAAACACGATTTAAACGAGATGATGGCTTTACATACAGGTCAACCTATTGAAAAAATTGAAAAAGATACCGATAGGGATTACTTTATGTCTGCGGCGGAAGCTAAAGAATATGGCTTAATCGATAAAGTTATTGAGGATAGGGTGTAA
- a CDS encoding ATP-dependent Clp protease proteolytic subunit, protein MNSPIQAVSAPYRGDAYYRTPPPDLPSLLLKERIVYLGLPLVSPDEYKDQLGVDVTELIIAQLLYLQFDDPEKPIYLYINSTGTSWYGGDSIGFETEAFAICDTINYIKPPVHTICLGQAMGTAAMILASGTKGCRASLPHATIILHQARQGAQGQATDIQIRAKEVIANKRVMLDILSAKTGQPKEKIEKDTDRMFYMNPQQAKEYGIIDKILESTKQLPTPVPAI, encoded by the coding sequence ATGAATTCACCCATTCAAGCCGTAAGTGCACCTTATCGAGGTGATGCCTATTACCGCACTCCTCCCCCAGATTTACCATCTTTATTACTGAAAGAGAGAATCGTTTATTTAGGTTTACCCCTCGTCTCTCCTGATGAGTATAAAGATCAATTAGGGGTGGATGTGACAGAATTAATTATCGCTCAATTATTGTACTTACAATTTGACGATCCAGAAAAGCCTATTTACTTGTATATTAATTCTACAGGTACATCATGGTATGGAGGAGATTCGATCGGATTTGAAACAGAAGCCTTCGCTATTTGCGACACTATCAACTATATTAAACCTCCTGTTCATACTATCTGTTTAGGTCAAGCAATGGGAACAGCCGCCATGATTTTAGCATCTGGCACAAAAGGTTGTCGAGCCAGTTTACCCCATGCAACTATTATTCTGCACCAAGCCCGTCAAGGAGCACAAGGACAAGCCACAGATATTCAAATTCGGGCAAAAGAAGTTATCGCCAATAAGAGGGTAATGTTAGATATTTTATCGGCAAAAACAGGACAACCCAAAGAAAAAATTGAGAAAGATACCGATAGAATGTTTTACATGAATCCCCAACAGGCAAAAGAATACGGTATTATTGATAAAATTTTGGAAAGTACCAAACAGTTACCAACCCCTGTACCTGCCATCTAA
- a CDS encoding DUF4079 domain-containing protein, protein MNFEIPEAVKTWSQFGHPVMMWVLFAMAIYALYLGIKVKKTRQASKEDRKELIKGNFANRHHKVGSIFMALVVLGTVGGMAVTYINNGKLFVGPHLLAGLGMMAMVALSVSLVPYMQKGNDFARFTHVGLNMSMLLIFGWQAVTGMQIVQKIISNL, encoded by the coding sequence ATGAATTTTGAAATACCCGAAGCAGTGAAAACTTGGTCTCAATTTGGACACCCCGTTATGATGTGGGTGTTATTTGCTATGGCAATTTATGCTTTATATCTTGGCATCAAAGTCAAAAAAACCCGTCAAGCTAGTAAAGAAGACAGAAAAGAATTAATCAAAGGCAATTTTGCTAACCGTCATCACAAAGTAGGTTCAATTTTTATGGCATTGGTGGTATTAGGTACAGTAGGGGGAATGGCTGTCACCTATATTAATAATGGTAAATTATTTGTAGGTCCTCATTTACTGGCAGGTTTAGGTATGATGGCAATGGTTGCTTTATCTGTTTCTCTTGTGCCTTATATGCAGAAAGGTAATGATTTTGCCAGATTTACCCATGTTGGCTTAAATATGAGTATGTTATTGATTTTTGGTTGGCAAGCGGTGACTGGTATGCAAATTGTACAGAAAATAATTAGCAATCTCTAG
- the dprA gene encoding DNA-processing protein DprA translates to MEKEKIYWLAWSKIKGIGAVSLKKIYDCFGSVEVAWNINESELLKIEGIGKKLVNKIKEEKGKINPEELYIKHREKNSQFFTPSEREYPQLLLEIPSPPPILYYQGEINISENQGLTPLIGIVGTRKPTEHGKRWTYNISKALAQNGFTIVSGLAEGIDTIAHRGCLDGGGRTIAVLGNGLDRVYPSNNKQLMAEIAEKGLILTEYDYGSLPERGNFPARNRIVAGLCRAILVMEAPEKSGALITAHYATEFNRDVYTLPDSPNNIQARGCLRLIHNGAEIIITEQELLSSLGAIPDLNSPQQLSLFAQTSAPPVLSETPKPNLSEPLSIVYNAIAYSPTPFDVIVNQSNLTSAEVSGILLQLELEGLVTQLPGMMYKK, encoded by the coding sequence ATTGAAAAGGAAAAAATATATTGGTTGGCTTGGTCAAAAATAAAAGGAATTGGGGCAGTTTCTTTAAAAAAAATTTATGATTGCTTTGGCAGTGTTGAAGTCGCTTGGAATATAAATGAGTCAGAATTGCTAAAAATAGAGGGAATAGGGAAAAAATTAGTTAATAAAATTAAAGAAGAAAAGGGAAAAATAAATCCTGAAGAACTATACATAAAACATAGGGAAAAAAATTCGCAATTCTTCACCCCTTCTGAAAGAGAATATCCACAATTATTATTAGAAATTCCTAGTCCTCCTCCCATTTTATACTATCAAGGAGAAATCAACATTTCTGAAAATCAAGGTTTAACCCCTCTTATCGGTATTGTTGGCACTAGAAAACCCACTGAACACGGTAAAAGATGGACTTATAATATTAGCAAGGCTTTGGCACAAAACGGCTTTACTATTGTCTCTGGATTGGCGGAAGGAATCGATACTATAGCTCATCGTGGTTGCTTGGATGGGGGCGGAAGAACTATTGCAGTTTTAGGAAATGGACTCGATCGAGTTTATCCTAGCAATAATAAGCAATTAATGGCAGAAATCGCCGAAAAAGGACTAATTTTGACTGAATATGATTATGGAAGTCTTCCAGAAAGGGGAAATTTTCCTGCTCGAAATCGGATTGTGGCGGGTTTATGTCGTGCGATACTGGTGATGGAAGCTCCTGAAAAGTCGGGTGCTTTGATTACTGCCCATTATGCAACAGAATTTAATCGAGATGTTTATACTTTACCAGACAGTCCTAACAATATTCAAGCAAGGGGGTGTCTGCGTTTAATTCATAATGGGGCAGAAATAATTATTACTGAACAAGAGTTATTATCTAGTTTAGGAGCTATTCCCGACTTAAATTCCCCTCAGCAGTTGTCCCTTTTTGCCCAAACTTCTGCTCCTCCTGTTTTGTCTGAAACACCGAAACCTAATTTATCAGAGCCTTTGAGTATAGTATATAATGCGATCGCATATTCTCCCACTCCCTTTGATGTTATTGTTAATCAATCGAATTTAACATCGGCGGAGGTATCGGGCATTTTACTACAGTTGGAATTAGAAGGATTAGTTACCCAATTACCCGGTATGATGTATAAAAAATAA
- a CDS encoding restriction endonuclease subunit S, producing the protein MDSKLLNPSNNTDEFATFNHGVINQNKINGSIIIIIFFKLFFQLFICSFSSYYFITEHDKRGLERVALNQENLKTLEILLPPIDEQKRIASILNEQMSAVERARKAIEAQLESALALPSAYRYFEKFLYKNSLKYSQRKGFR; encoded by the coding sequence ATGGATAGTAAATTATTGAATCCCTCTAATAATACAGATGAATTTGCTACTTTTAACCATGGTGTTATTAACCAAAATAAAATTAATGGCTCAATCATCATCATTATTTTCTTTAAACTTTTTTTCCAACTATTTATTTGCTCTTTTTCTTCATATTATTTTATAACCGAACATGACAAAAGAGGGCTAGAAAGGGTCGCACTTAATCAAGAGAATCTGAAAACCCTTGAAATTCTTTTACCGCCGATAGATGAACAAAAACGCATCGCATCGATATTGAATGAGCAAATGTCAGCAGTGGAAAGGGCAAGAAAAGCCATAGAAGCTCAATTAGAATCGGCTTTAGCTTTACCGTCTGCTTATCGGTACTTTGAGAAATTTTTGTACAAAAATAGCCTAAAATACAGTCAGCGTAAGGGATTTAGGTAA
- the hrcA gene encoding heat-inducible transcriptional repressor HrcA: protein MTVQIKLNERHHKVLQATIKHYIATAEPVGSKTLMKEYDFSVSSATIRNAMGKLEKAGFLYQPYTSAGRIPSDSGYRVYVDQLLTEQNTVKISLDPFLDATWLNLSGRYEILFQKITKILAEVSGCIALITLPQVSGNIIRHLQLVRVADDKIMLVIVIDNYQAESFVLDSQELRSDSQKLHTEVFDSELEILSNFLNHKLKGKSLKEINHLDGGELDNDFKLYTDFINHLLIKIKSSYHLAQSTPILLQGFSQLVQQPEFSSIDQVKILLNFLETEQKQLLPLLFNINENLEEKRVKIHIGSENPLESMRSCSLISAYYFQEDYPVGSVGIIGPTRMPYEQAIALVECTANYLSEKM from the coding sequence ATGACTGTTCAAATTAAACTCAATGAACGCCATCATAAAGTATTACAGGCAACTATCAAACATTACATAGCAACGGCTGAACCAGTGGGGTCAAAAACTTTGATGAAAGAGTATGACTTTAGCGTCAGTTCGGCGACAATTCGTAATGCGATGGGGAAATTAGAAAAGGCTGGTTTTTTATATCAACCTTATACTTCTGCCGGGCGTATCCCCTCAGATTCAGGTTATCGTGTTTATGTGGATCAACTTTTAACGGAACAAAATACAGTTAAAATTTCCCTTGATCCTTTTCTCGATGCCACTTGGCTCAATTTATCTGGGCGTTATGAAATTCTATTTCAAAAAATAACCAAAATTCTTGCGGAAGTAAGTGGTTGTATCGCCTTAATTACCCTGCCTCAAGTCTCAGGGAATATTATTCGTCACTTGCAGTTAGTCCGAGTTGCCGATGATAAAATTATGTTGGTGATCGTTATAGATAATTACCAAGCAGAATCTTTTGTCCTAGATAGTCAGGAGTTAAGGTCTGATTCGCAAAAGTTACACACTGAAGTCTTTGATAGTGAATTGGAAATTTTATCGAACTTTTTAAATCATAAATTAAAGGGTAAATCTCTAAAAGAAATTAATCATTTAGATGGTGGTGAATTGGACAATGATTTTAAACTTTACACAGATTTTATTAACCATTTACTAATAAAAATAAAGTCTAGCTATCATTTGGCTCAAAGTACACCAATTTTACTACAGGGATTCTCACAATTAGTGCAACAACCTGAATTTTCAAGTATAGATCAGGTAAAAATACTATTAAATTTCTTAGAAACAGAGCAAAAACAGCTTCTACCTCTTTTATTTAATATTAACGAAAATCTGGAAGAAAAGAGAGTAAAAATTCATATTGGTTCGGAAAATCCATTGGAATCAATGCGTTCTTGTAGTTTAATATCTGCCTATTATTTTCAAGAAGATTATCCCGTGGGTAGTGTTGGTATTATTGGACCTACTAGAATGCCTTATGAACAAGCGATCGCTCTTGTAGAATGTACAGCTAATTATCTTTCTGAAAAAATGTAA
- the glnA gene encoding type I glutamate--ammonia ligase codes for MPGTPQEVLKMIQDQNIKIIDLKFIDLPGTWQHCSFYYDQIDESSFVDGVPFDGSSIRGWKAINESDMAMVPDPTTAWIDPFCKEPTLSMICSIKEPRTGEWYSRDPRSIAQKAVEYLAQSGIGDTAYFGPEAEFFVFDDVRFDQTENKGYYYVDSVEGRWNSGKEEEGGNLGYKPGYKQGYFPVPPTDTMQDMRTEMLLTMAECGVPIEKHHHEVATGGQNELGFRFATLIEAADYLMTYKYVIKNVAKKYGRTVTFMPKPLFNDNGSGMHTHQSIWRDGQPLFWGDGYANLSKMALHYIGGILKHAPAILAFSNPSTNSYKRLVPGFEAPVNLAYSQGNRSASVRIPLSGANPKAKRLEFRCPDATSNPYLAFAAMLCAGIDGIKNEIDPGEPLDVDIYDLSPEELSKIPSTPGSLEQALEALEKDNAFLTEGGVFTSDFINNWIEYKLDNEINPMRLRPHPYEFALYYDV; via the coding sequence ATGCCCGGAACTCCCCAAGAAGTCTTGAAAATGATTCAAGATCAGAATATCAAAATTATCGACCTCAAATTTATCGATTTACCCGGTACTTGGCAACATTGCTCTTTTTACTACGATCAAATAGACGAGTCTTCTTTTGTGGATGGTGTGCCTTTTGATGGTTCTAGTATTCGTGGTTGGAAAGCGATTAATGAATCTGATATGGCAATGGTTCCAGATCCTACCACTGCATGGATTGATCCTTTCTGCAAAGAACCTACCCTTAGTATGATTTGTAGTATCAAAGAACCTCGTACTGGGGAATGGTACTCCAGAGATCCTCGTAGTATCGCTCAAAAAGCTGTAGAGTATTTAGCTCAAAGTGGCATCGGAGATACTGCTTATTTTGGTCCTGAGGCGGAGTTTTTCGTGTTTGATGATGTTCGTTTTGATCAAACGGAAAACAAGGGATACTATTATGTTGACAGTGTAGAAGGACGTTGGAATTCTGGAAAAGAAGAAGAAGGCGGAAATTTAGGTTATAAACCGGGTTACAAACAAGGCTATTTCCCCGTACCTCCCACAGATACGATGCAGGATATGCGTACGGAAATGCTTTTAACTATGGCTGAATGTGGTGTTCCCATTGAAAAGCATCACCATGAGGTTGCGACTGGTGGACAGAATGAGTTAGGTTTTCGTTTTGCTACTTTGATAGAGGCGGCAGACTATTTAATGACTTATAAGTATGTGATTAAAAATGTTGCTAAGAAGTACGGCAGAACTGTCACCTTCATGCCAAAGCCTTTATTTAATGATAATGGTTCAGGTATGCATACTCACCAGTCTATTTGGAGAGATGGTCAACCTTTATTCTGGGGCGATGGTTATGCCAACTTAAGCAAAATGGCTTTACACTATATCGGTGGTATTTTAAAACACGCTCCTGCGATTTTAGCTTTTAGTAATCCTTCCACTAACTCCTATAAGCGTTTAGTTCCGGGTTTTGAAGCTCCTGTTAACTTAGCTTACTCTCAAGGTAATCGTTCGGCTTCTGTGCGTATCCCTTTATCTGGTGCAAATCCTAAAGCCAAACGCTTAGAATTCCGTTGTCCTGATGCTACTAGCAATCCTTACTTAGCTTTTGCGGCAATGCTTTGTGCTGGTATTGATGGCATTAAAAATGAAATTGATCCGGGTGAACCTTTAGATGTGGATATTTACGATCTCTCCCCCGAAGAATTAAGTAAAATTCCTTCTACTCCTGGCTCTTTAGAACAGGCTTTAGAGGCTTTGGAAAAAGATAATGCTTTCTTAACAGAAGGTGGTGTATTTACGAGCGACTTTATCAATAATTGGATTGAGTATAAGTTAGACAATGAAATTAACCCCATGCGTCTTCGTCCTCATCCTTATGAGTTTGCATTGTATTACGATGTCTAA
- a CDS encoding response regulator transcription factor, with protein sequence MSKILVVEDEQKLAKFLELELQYEGYEVAIALDGKEGLKVAQKVNPDLILLDWMLPQMSGFDVCRQLRSIGCMIPVILLMAKDEISDRVAGLDAGADDYIVKPFGIEELLTRLRVHLRKNSEEDPDELHFLDLSLNRRTREVKRGDRIIDLTATEYDLMEYLISHPRQVLTRDQILEKVWGYDFGGDSNIIEVYVRYLRLKLESNKEKRIIQTVRGVGYVLKD encoded by the coding sequence ATGAGTAAGATTTTAGTGGTAGAGGATGAGCAAAAATTAGCTAAGTTTTTGGAGTTAGAATTGCAGTATGAGGGTTATGAAGTAGCGATCGCACTAGATGGAAAAGAAGGGTTAAAAGTTGCTCAAAAAGTTAACCCTGACCTGATTTTACTCGATTGGATGTTGCCTCAAATGTCTGGTTTTGATGTTTGTCGTCAATTGCGTAGTATTGGTTGTATGATTCCTGTTATTCTTTTAATGGCAAAAGATGAAATTAGTGATCGTGTGGCTGGTTTAGATGCAGGGGCGGATGACTATATAGTTAAACCTTTTGGGATTGAAGAGTTATTGACAAGATTACGGGTTCACTTGCGTAAAAATAGTGAAGAAGACCCTGATGAGTTGCATTTTCTTGATTTGAGCTTAAATCGTCGTACCCGTGAAGTTAAAAGAGGCGATCGCATCATCGATTTAACCGCCACTGAATATGACTTAATGGAATATTTAATTTCCCACCCTCGACAAGTATTAACCCGTGACCAAATTTTGGAAAAAGTCTGGGGTTATGATTTTGGCGGAGATTCCAATATTATTGAAGTGTATGTGAGATACTTGCGACTGAAATTAGAATCAAATAAGGAAAAAAGAATTATTCAGACTGTTAGAGGAGTGGGTTATGTATTGAAAGACTGA
- a CDS encoding universal stress protein, with translation MFKNILFPIDQSREAREAVAVVSNIVKTYESKLYLLSVVETNKEQDEVMSDMKTVAQLLKNAQDLFSQAEIMAEVIEREGMPPFVICDVADEIEANLIIMGCRGLGLTQEGVEDSVTNRVINLAPCPVLVVP, from the coding sequence ATGTTCAAAAACATTCTATTTCCCATTGACCAAAGTAGAGAAGCCAGAGAAGCAGTTGCCGTTGTAAGCAACATCGTTAAAACCTATGAAAGTAAACTATATCTGCTATCAGTTGTAGAAACAAATAAAGAACAAGATGAGGTTATGAGCGATATGAAAACCGTTGCTCAATTACTCAAAAATGCTCAAGATTTATTTTCCCAAGCTGAAATTATGGCAGAAGTCATAGAAAGAGAAGGAATGCCTCCTTTTGTTATTTGTGATGTTGCTGATGAGATTGAGGCTAATTTAATTATTATGGGATGTCGTGGCTTAGGTTTAACTCAAGAAGGAGTTGAAGATAGCGTCACTAATCGGGTGATTAATCTTGCCCCCTGTCCTGTTTTAGTTGTACCTTAG
- a CDS encoding phosphoglycerate kinase, producing MAKKSVANLTKSDLEGKRVLMRVDFNVPMDNGAITDDTRIKAALPTINDLISKGAKVILCSHMGRPKGQVKDSLRLTPVAVRLSELLGKNVVKCDDCIGDDVTNAVNGMANGDVVLLENLRFYNEEEANDPEFAKKLASNADLYVNDAFGTAHRAHASTEGVTHYLSPNVAGFLIEKELKFLQSAIESPKRPLVAIIGGSKVSSKIGVIETLLEKCDKLIIGGGMIFTFYKARGLSVGKSLVEEDKLDLAKALEAKAKERGVEFLLPTDVIVADNFAPDANAQTVDIKSIPDGWMGLDIGPDSIKTFQDALADCQSVVWNGPMGVFEFEKFAKGTEAIAHSLAEITAKGATTIIGGGDSVAAVEKVGVAEKMSHISTGGGASLELLEGKVLPGIAALDEA from the coding sequence ATGGCTAAAAAAAGTGTTGCAAATTTAACAAAATCTGATTTAGAAGGTAAAAGAGTATTAATGCGCGTAGATTTTAACGTGCCTATGGATAATGGTGCGATTACCGATGATACTCGTATCAAAGCGGCTTTACCTACTATTAATGATTTAATTTCTAAAGGTGCTAAAGTAATTTTATGTAGTCACATGGGTCGTCCCAAAGGGCAAGTAAAGGATAGTCTCCGTTTAACTCCTGTGGCAGTTCGTCTTTCTGAGTTATTGGGTAAAAATGTAGTTAAGTGTGATGACTGTATTGGTGATGATGTTACTAATGCGGTTAATGGGATGGCTAACGGTGATGTTGTCTTATTAGAAAACCTCCGTTTTTACAATGAAGAAGAGGCCAATGACCCTGAATTTGCGAAAAAATTAGCTAGTAATGCTGATTTATACGTTAATGATGCTTTTGGTACTGCTCACCGCGCCCATGCTTCCACTGAAGGGGTTACTCACTATTTATCCCCTAATGTGGCTGGTTTCCTGATCGAGAAAGAGTTAAAATTCTTACAAAGTGCGATCGAATCTCCTAAACGTCCTCTAGTAGCTATTATTGGTGGTTCTAAAGTTTCTAGTAAAATTGGTGTTATCGAAACCTTATTAGAAAAATGCGATAAATTAATCATCGGCGGTGGTATGATTTTCACCTTCTACAAAGCTCGTGGTTTAAGTGTTGGTAAGTCTTTAGTAGAAGAAGATAAATTAGATTTAGCTAAGGCTTTAGAAGCAAAAGCAAAAGAAAGAGGTGTAGAATTTTTATTACCTACTGACGTAATTGTAGCCGATAATTTTGCTCCCGATGCAAACGCTCAAACTGTTGATATTAAAAGTATTCCCGATGGTTGGATGGGCTTAGATATTGGTCCTGATTCCATCAAAACATTCCAAGATGCCCTTGCTGATTGTCAGTCTGTAGTATGGAATGGTCCTATGGGTGTATTTGAGTTTGAGAAATTCGCAAAAGGCACAGAGGCGATCGCACATAGTTTAGCAGAAATTACCGCAAAAGGAGCAACTACTATCATTGGTGGTGGTGATTCCGTTGCCGCCGTAGAAAAAGTCGGTGTTGCTGAGAAAATGAGTCATATTTCTACTGGTGGCGGTGCTAGTTTAGAGTTATTAGAAGGTAAAGTTTTACCCGGTATTGCCGCTTTAGATGAAGCCTAA
- a CDS encoding glycosyltransferase family 2 protein, which yields MFFSVVIPTYNRLPILQKCLRALENQQFDTELISNYEIVVVDDGSTDATISWLDTEKANLPHVRLFIQNHRGAGAARNLGVENARGDRIIFIDSDLVVTESFLQSHAQALVTAENKLQSDLIFTYGAVINTCNFDNPTSEPYKITDFSAAYFATGNVAIKKKWLIEAGMFDTMFSQYGWEDLELGVRLKKLGLKLIKCPSAVGYHWHPPFNLEQIPQLIEKEIERGKMGVIFYQKHPTYEVKMMIQMTWLHRLLWGILSLGGSLNEKTMKPLLQWLINQGKPQLALEIARIFLNWYNVQGVYDAYKLSKNT from the coding sequence GTGTTTTTTAGCGTCGTAATTCCTACCTATAATCGTTTACCGATTTTACAAAAATGTCTGAGGGCATTAGAAAACCAACAATTTGATACAGAATTAATCTCTAATTATGAAATTGTCGTGGTGGATGATGGCTCAACAGATGCTACTATCTCATGGTTAGACACGGAAAAAGCCAATTTACCCCATGTTAGACTATTTATCCAAAATCATCGAGGAGCAGGAGCGGCTCGTAATTTAGGAGTAGAAAATGCTAGAGGCGATCGCATCATCTTTATTGATAGCGATTTAGTAGTGACAGAGAGCTTTTTACAAAGTCACGCTCAAGCCCTAGTTACCGCCGAAAACAAATTACAATCTGACTTGATTTTTACCTATGGTGCGGTTATCAACACTTGCAACTTTGATAATCCTACCTCAGAACCTTATAAAATTACAGACTTCTCCGCCGCTTATTTTGCGACAGGTAATGTAGCCATCAAAAAAAAGTGGTTAATAGAAGCAGGAATGTTTGACACCATGTTTAGTCAATATGGTTGGGAAGACTTAGAATTAGGAGTAAGACTGAAAAAACTAGGCTTAAAACTAATTAAATGTCCATCAGCAGTAGGTTATCATTGGCATCCTCCCTTCAATCTCGAACAAATACCCCAATTAATTGAAAAAGAGATAGAAAGAGGCAAAATGGGGGTAATTTTTTATCAGAAACATCCCACCTATGAAGTTAAAATGATGATTCAAATGACATGGTTGCATAGACTATTATGGGGTATTCTTTCCCTTGGCGGTAGTTTGAATGAAAAAACAATGAAACCCCTTTTGCAATGGTTAATTAATCAAGGAAAACCCCAACTAGCCCTTGAAATAGCCAGAATCTTTCTTAATTGGTACAACGTGCAAGGAGTCTATGATGCTTATAAGTTAAGTAAAAACACTTAA